One window from the genome of Marinobacter sp. LV10R510-11A encodes:
- a CDS encoding Fic family protein, whose product MDSWIGYAWLREHFSLPITQKLPVLSRIGRDRKTMFQEGVRYETFRSSAKPDDTPIAHLAFALKHEGIHLELLAHAFAKMSKQALTDWIASEPTGQYARKAGFLYEWLTDDTLQVPAITGTYRNLLDPRHVVVSDTPIKNPRWRINDNLPGTPYFCPIIRRTELLELIKNYDCAGRLQGMEEDYGADMMTRSAVWLTIRESRASFAIEREGDQKSRIHRFALAMGRYCGRFDTPLTSEALTELQDNILGVSTIRHGLRQSPVFVGSGTREMGTYVHYVAPPTEDVEPMLKGLQTFMERTQNENSIIRAAVASFGFVFIHPMADGNGRISRFLINDTLRRDSAVPEPLLLPVSSTITKSSASRFDYDKALEAYSRPMMAKTISDIQFGNRTTYADGVVSDFEFSGNGGLRPAWRYPDLTEQSEYLFHVVHETIEYEMRHQIQSHRAYVNARDHVKDFLEGPDEHLDRIMRSIEHNDGQVSHKLKNEFPMLDSPTISQPIQEIVQEYVANRAQRLSYDPAAEIEALRNDESIS is encoded by the coding sequence ATGGATTCCTGGATAGGCTACGCATGGTTGCGAGAGCACTTCAGTTTGCCGATCACTCAGAAATTGCCAGTTCTCAGTCGGATTGGACGCGACCGCAAAACTATGTTCCAAGAGGGTGTTCGATACGAAACCTTTCGCTCCAGTGCAAAACCGGATGACACACCTATTGCGCATCTTGCGTTTGCTCTCAAGCACGAGGGTATCCATCTCGAATTACTGGCTCACGCATTTGCCAAAATGAGTAAGCAGGCGCTGACAGACTGGATTGCTTCCGAGCCTACTGGGCAATACGCACGTAAAGCAGGCTTCTTGTACGAGTGGTTGACCGACGACACTCTGCAAGTACCAGCCATAACTGGTACCTATCGCAATCTGCTTGATCCAAGACACGTGGTGGTTTCTGATACTCCGATCAAAAACCCACGCTGGCGAATTAACGACAATCTTCCTGGCACTCCTTATTTTTGCCCAATCATCCGTCGAACGGAACTGCTGGAGCTGATCAAAAACTACGATTGTGCAGGTCGACTTCAGGGTATGGAGGAAGATTACGGTGCCGATATGATGACGCGGAGCGCTGTCTGGTTGACCATTCGTGAAAGTCGAGCCAGCTTCGCGATAGAGCGCGAGGGCGATCAGAAGAGCAGAATTCATCGCTTTGCATTGGCGATGGGCCGGTATTGTGGGCGGTTCGACACACCACTTACCTCCGAGGCGTTAACGGAACTTCAGGACAACATTCTGGGTGTCAGCACCATTCGTCATGGTCTGAGGCAATCCCCCGTTTTTGTTGGATCAGGGACGCGAGAGATGGGCACGTATGTGCATTACGTGGCTCCCCCCACCGAGGATGTTGAGCCTATGCTCAAGGGCCTGCAGACGTTCATGGAAAGGACTCAGAATGAGAACTCTATCATCCGGGCAGCTGTGGCCAGTTTTGGATTTGTGTTCATTCACCCAATGGCAGACGGTAATGGCCGCATATCCCGTTTCCTTATTAATGACACGCTTCGCCGTGACTCGGCAGTACCGGAGCCTTTGTTATTGCCAGTATCGTCTACGATTACCAAAAGCAGCGCCAGTCGCTTTGATTACGATAAAGCTCTTGAAGCGTATTCCCGTCCCATGATGGCCAAAACTATCAGCGATATTCAGTTCGGAAACCGGACGACGTATGCCGATGGCGTGGTGTCAGATTTCGAGTTTTCTGGAAATGGTGGGCTGAGGCCCGCATGGCGCTATCCGGATCTCACTGAGCAATCTGAATATCTATTCCACGTTGTTCACGAGACGATTGAATATGAGATGCGCCATCAGATTCAGTCACACCGTGCGTACGTAAATGCACGCGACCACGTGAAGGATTTTCTGGAGGGCCCAGATGAACATCTTGATCGAATTATGCGCTCTATTGAACATAACGACGGCCAGGTCAGCCATAAACTCAAAAACGAATTTCCAATGCTAGACAGCCCAACAATTAGTCAGCCGATTCAGGAAATTGTCCAGGAATACGTTGCCAACCGGGCGCAGCGCCTAAGTTACGATCCTGCTGCGGAGATCGAAGCGCTTAGGAACGATGAGTCAATTTCATAA